A window from Drosophila subobscura isolate 14011-0131.10 chromosome O, UCBerk_Dsub_1.0, whole genome shotgun sequence encodes these proteins:
- the LOC117899286 gene encoding dynein light chain Tctex-type, producing MDDSREESQFIVDDVSKTIKEAIETTIGGNAYQHDKVNNWTGQVVENCLTVLTKEQKPYKYIVTAMIMQKNGAGLHTASSCYWNNDTDGSCTVRWENKTMYCIVSVFGLAV from the coding sequence ATGGATGACTCACGCGAAGAAAGCCAGTTCATTGTGGATGATGTGAGCAAGACGATTAAGGAGGCCATCGAGACGACCATCGGGGGCAATGCGTACCAGCACGACAAGGTGAACAACTGGACCGGCCAGGTGGTGGAGAACTGCCTGACGGTGCTCACCAAGGAGCAGAAGCCCTACAAGTACATTGTCACGGCCATGATTATGCAGAAGAACGGAGCCGGACTGCACACAGCCAGCTCCTGCTACTGGAACAACGACACAGACGGCAGCTGCACCGTGCGCTGGGAGAACAAGACCATGTACTGCATTGTGTCCGTCTTCGGCCTGGCCGTTTAG